The following are encoded together in the Cytobacillus luteolus genome:
- a CDS encoding aspartyl-phosphate phosphatase Spo0E family protein, which yields MTNNEQQLMDKIEHYRERMVQLATNTSLKEDEVIKLSCTLDNLLIEYQKLQMINIKQ from the coding sequence ATGACTAATAACGAACAGCAGTTAATGGATAAAATCGAACATTACAGAGAAAGAATGGTTCAGTTGGCAACGAATACTTCGCTAAAAGAAGATGAGGTCATAAAGCTATCTTGCACACTTGATAATCTACTCATTGAATATCAAAAACTTCAAATGATAAATATAAAACAGTAA